From the Marinomonas sp. THO17 genome, one window contains:
- a CDS encoding YhdP family protein — translation MGWILRKLTLLCFWGLVLFSILLAAIVLGIGYVMPYLDTYRPQIERNLSQITGYPVSLQEVDGALEGVDPVLSITGFQLQSNGESAIAVEEIRVRLDTIRSLLSFQPQFTYIRFLRPTIALQETDHQWRLLGAQVKQQANDDIGLERVLGYLSEQKNFSILDANLYISSQYYGDHKLTFPETFLFQKKFESLLTSSFFVDDEKQAFTLDARIEEPLGFLGLYRIEAAINVPEFDLPLSSMRPNGLGKLSTAKLSGKVWLNALVGKQFEVQLADTQLQLGFADGENYHLSAAAKLEVKQDSPSIKLEIDDLLLDDGQNRQMKTDLKVNWSELSQRTRIAFDRLDLSITNDLAAQFIPEDTRAAKMLSGLSPAGTAINGSVEFYLEDQEPRFQLITNLVDSSVQGHNGIPQANHINAVFSLSDTSGYIDFIGNQTQLAFDALYDDAWQTQDVSGYVYWQKQQDIYLVAGRDLHLSRNGAEVQGGFRLEVRQDQADWFALDLHANNIAIGDRLTYVPNNVLGDELQQWLKQSFENQGQLDEMDLVLHTNLAEQYDSHVRLQLAASDLAITFDPKWPTAKQLNGRFELTKNSANAQVLTAQLDEMEIADASIQVSFEQGKAEWLKIEDSVEGDAKDIMDMLSQTPLSKSVLQPFSNWQIEGGVNGRFDVAVPFDTQREPKLNLEFNFNENSLYVGEINLPLTVKEGQLSYSSDSGLAGSVFDMELLGGQSHLTLSSSRENEVFSVLGELQGSFAPKQVALWQGLPSSLADKLSGLSQYQAQLTVNQSQQGQVDLTLSSDLKGSGLDLPDPVGKTAESTKNLVVKVRQHDQDLLIDTQYANLSQGRYLLQQGQFIGGEILLSPNKALVFSDTIPKGLVIKGELDALSIPVWQDDLAALHQQKLTDPSVSKNEPPSWLSKIELIVDQLEVNADNRWHNLKVSYDASQQKAFMVNADEVNFILKSINDKPDLHIGFLTWQLAEGDDAKQGNQAADKPPFAVQDIPSMTLAVDELYINESPYGDWQLDITQQGNTLTVEPITTSLKTGQFSSSLFWQDTGETSNVAFNINAQGKDLAELTKKFSDDAFVSSNSFDINVALSWQGHPFHFDRETLSGRIKFNAQDGNFSTLDELPPFLKVLGIFNMGALSRRLTLDFSDIYEPGLTYDEFKGEMKLEKGILHTQSPVSIISPTAELYLSGKANIVDETLDETLTATFPISGTLPLAGLIWGTPQLAGLLFITDKLIGDQISKVTSVKYKVEGPFSNPVMTPVRYTPKDRKD, via the coding sequence ATGGGTTGGATTTTACGCAAGCTTACCTTGTTGTGTTTTTGGGGGCTTGTACTTTTTTCGATATTATTAGCGGCGATTGTTTTGGGTATTGGTTATGTTATGCCTTACCTTGATACGTATCGTCCACAGATAGAGCGTAACCTTTCGCAAATTACAGGCTATCCGGTAAGCTTGCAAGAAGTTGATGGCGCTTTAGAAGGTGTTGATCCTGTATTGTCTATAACAGGCTTTCAATTGCAGTCAAATGGAGAGTCGGCAATTGCTGTGGAAGAAATACGAGTTCGCCTTGATACCATTCGTTCACTATTAAGCTTTCAACCCCAATTTACTTATATTCGTTTTTTGCGTCCTACGATAGCTTTGCAAGAAACCGATCACCAATGGCGCTTACTAGGTGCACAGGTAAAGCAGCAAGCCAATGATGATATAGGCCTTGAACGGGTGCTGGGCTATTTATCGGAGCAAAAGAATTTCTCTATATTGGATGCAAATTTGTACATCTCCAGTCAGTATTATGGCGATCATAAACTGACCTTTCCTGAAACCTTTTTGTTTCAAAAAAAGTTTGAATCTTTACTGACGTCATCTTTTTTTGTCGATGATGAGAAACAAGCTTTTACACTTGATGCAAGAATAGAAGAGCCTCTGGGTTTTTTAGGACTGTATCGTATTGAAGCGGCGATAAATGTCCCTGAGTTTGATTTGCCCTTGTCATCCATGAGACCTAATGGCTTAGGAAAGTTATCTACTGCTAAGCTATCCGGTAAAGTGTGGTTAAACGCTTTGGTTGGCAAACAATTTGAAGTGCAATTGGCTGATACACAGCTGCAACTAGGTTTTGCTGATGGCGAGAATTATCATTTGTCCGCTGCAGCCAAGCTGGAAGTCAAACAAGACAGTCCCAGTATCAAATTAGAAATAGATGATTTGTTGCTTGACGACGGTCAAAATAGACAGATGAAAACGGATCTAAAAGTAAATTGGTCTGAGTTATCGCAAAGAACGCGCATTGCCTTTGATCGCTTAGATTTGTCTATTACTAATGATCTTGCTGCTCAATTTATTCCCGAAGATACACGGGCAGCAAAGATGTTGTCAGGTTTATCTCCGGCTGGTACTGCCATCAATGGCAGTGTTGAATTTTATCTTGAAGATCAAGAACCGCGCTTTCAATTAATTACCAACTTGGTGGATTCCTCGGTACAAGGTCACAATGGCATTCCACAAGCCAATCACATCAATGCTGTGTTCAGCCTTTCAGACACCAGTGGCTATATTGACTTTATTGGCAATCAAACTCAATTGGCATTTGATGCCTTATATGATGATGCTTGGCAAACTCAAGATGTTTCTGGTTATGTGTACTGGCAAAAACAGCAAGATATTTATCTGGTGGCAGGCCGAGATTTGCATTTGAGCCGCAATGGCGCTGAGGTTCAAGGTGGTTTCCGATTAGAAGTTCGCCAAGATCAAGCTGATTGGTTTGCTTTAGACCTGCACGCTAATAATATAGCGATTGGTGATAGATTGACTTATGTGCCTAATAACGTATTGGGCGATGAATTACAGCAATGGCTGAAGCAATCTTTTGAGAATCAAGGGCAGCTTGATGAAATGGATTTGGTGCTGCACACCAATCTTGCTGAACAATATGATTCTCATGTGCGATTACAGTTGGCCGCCAGTGATCTAGCAATCACTTTTGATCCCAAATGGCCCACAGCGAAGCAATTAAATGGCCGTTTCGAATTGACTAAGAATTCGGCGAATGCCCAAGTGTTAACGGCTCAATTGGACGAGATGGAAATTGCAGATGCCAGTATTCAGGTGTCGTTTGAGCAGGGTAAAGCGGAATGGTTGAAAATTGAAGACAGTGTAGAGGGTGATGCTAAAGACATAATGGATATGTTGTCTCAAACCCCTTTGTCGAAATCTGTATTGCAGCCCTTTTCCAATTGGCAGATAGAGGGAGGGGTCAATGGTCGATTTGACGTTGCTGTGCCGTTCGATACTCAACGAGAGCCAAAATTAAATTTAGAATTTAATTTTAACGAGAATTCTCTTTATGTTGGTGAGATTAATTTGCCTTTAACTGTTAAAGAGGGGCAATTGTCTTACAGCTCAGATAGTGGTTTGGCTGGTTCAGTCTTTGATATGGAATTACTGGGTGGGCAATCCCATCTTACTTTATCTTCAAGTAGAGAGAATGAAGTTTTTTCTGTATTAGGTGAGTTACAGGGTAGCTTTGCACCGAAGCAAGTGGCGCTATGGCAAGGATTACCTAGTTCTCTAGCAGATAAACTTTCAGGACTGTCTCAATACCAAGCGCAACTAACAGTAAATCAATCCCAGCAAGGTCAAGTCGATTTGACGCTGTCTAGTGATTTGAAGGGTAGTGGTTTGGATCTTCCTGACCCTGTTGGTAAAACGGCTGAGAGCACTAAGAACTTAGTCGTCAAGGTGAGACAGCATGATCAGGATTTACTGATTGATACTCAGTATGCGAATTTATCGCAAGGTCGATATTTATTACAGCAAGGGCAATTTATTGGTGGTGAAATATTGTTGAGTCCTAATAAAGCCTTAGTATTTTCTGACACCATTCCTAAAGGTTTGGTGATTAAAGGTGAGTTGGATGCTTTGTCCATTCCAGTATGGCAAGACGATTTGGCTGCATTGCATCAGCAAAAATTAACTGACCCTAGTGTATCGAAAAACGAACCGCCTAGTTGGTTGTCTAAAATTGAGTTAATTGTGGATCAGCTAGAGGTGAATGCTGACAACCGATGGCATAATTTGAAAGTCAGTTACGATGCCTCTCAACAAAAAGCCTTCATGGTAAACGCAGATGAAGTCAATTTTATATTGAAAAGTATAAATGATAAGCCGGATTTGCATATCGGCTTTTTAACTTGGCAGTTAGCAGAAGGTGATGACGCGAAGCAAGGTAATCAAGCAGCAGATAAACCGCCATTTGCAGTCCAAGATATACCCAGTATGACGTTAGCTGTAGATGAATTATATATTAATGAAAGCCCTTATGGGGATTGGCAGCTTGATATTACTCAGCAAGGCAATACTTTGACGGTAGAGCCAATTACCACAAGTTTGAAAACAGGTCAGTTTTCGTCTAGCTTGTTTTGGCAAGATACGGGAGAGACTTCTAACGTTGCTTTTAATATAAATGCGCAGGGCAAAGATCTGGCCGAATTGACGAAGAAATTTTCTGACGATGCGTTTGTGTCATCAAATAGTTTTGATATTAACGTTGCTTTGAGTTGGCAAGGTCATCCATTTCATTTTGATCGAGAGACATTGTCTGGGCGCATTAAGTTTAATGCCCAAGATGGAAACTTTAGTACACTGGATGAGTTGCCACCTTTCTTAAAAGTGTTAGGCATTTTCAACATGGGGGCACTGAGTCGTCGTTTAACCTTAGATTTTTCTGATATCTATGAGCCAGGCTTAACATACGATGAATTTAAAGGCGAAATGAAACTCGAAAAAGGAATTTTACACACTCAATCTCCTGTTTCAATTATTTCACCAACGGCAGAACTTTATCTGTCAGGAAAGGCCAATATAGTTGATGAAACCTTGGATGAAACCTTGACGGCCACTTTTCCAATCTCAGGTACCTTACCTTTGGCTGGTCTCATTTGGGGAACGCCTCAATTGGCTGGTTTGCTTTTTATCACAGACAAACTGATTGGAGATCAAATCTCCAAAGTGACGAGTGTGAAATACAAGGTAGAAGGGCCATTCAGTAATCCTGTGATGACGCCTGTTCGTTACACGCCAAAAGATAGGAAGGATTAA
- a CDS encoding carbon-nitrogen hydrolase family protein, whose protein sequence is MQTLAVAAIQLTSGYEWHENLLDVKRLVTKAAKDGARLVVLPENVFLFDGKAMRDLAESEVQDQLFEEVLQLAKSLDIYLVIGSHPAIETGAGEPVDNHRVRQALWVINPQGEVISRYDKIHLFDVTVDDKAGSYLESEVIEPGDLQAKVVEIDGFKVGLSICYDLRFPELYRLLTKMGAELLLVPAAFTYVTGKAHWNTLLAARAIENQCYVLGVNQCGWHNDKRQTYGHSTLYSPFGEKLLGLSEEPGYFVHQINKLDIAKYREKMPCLEHRRFS, encoded by the coding sequence ATGCAGACATTAGCTGTTGCCGCTATTCAGTTGACCAGTGGTTATGAATGGCATGAAAACTTGCTGGATGTAAAGCGTTTGGTTACTAAAGCCGCCAAAGATGGCGCCCGTTTAGTTGTGTTGCCAGAGAATGTATTTTTATTTGACGGTAAAGCCATGCGTGATCTGGCGGAATCAGAAGTGCAGGATCAATTGTTTGAAGAGGTTCTGCAATTGGCGAAGAGTTTGGATATTTACCTGGTGATTGGTTCTCATCCTGCGATAGAAACGGGTGCGGGCGAGCCTGTTGATAACCATCGTGTGCGTCAAGCTTTATGGGTCATTAACCCACAAGGTGAGGTGATTTCGCGATACGACAAAATACATTTGTTCGACGTTACTGTAGACGATAAAGCGGGTTCTTATCTTGAGTCCGAAGTAATTGAACCAGGGGATTTACAAGCAAAAGTCGTCGAGATTGATGGTTTTAAAGTGGGATTAAGCATTTGTTATGATCTACGTTTTCCTGAACTGTATCGTCTGTTAACTAAAATGGGCGCTGAGCTTTTGTTGGTTCCGGCAGCTTTTACTTATGTTACGGGGAAGGCGCATTGGAATACACTATTAGCAGCCCGGGCCATCGAGAATCAATGCTACGTCCTTGGGGTGAATCAGTGTGGTTGGCATAATGATAAACGTCAGACCTATGGTCACAGCACTTTGTATTCACCATTTGGTGAAAAATTGCTTGGCTTGTCGGAAGAGCCTGGCTATTTTGTACATCAAATTAACAAATTAGACATTGCTAAATACCGTGAAAAGATGCCCTGCCTTGAGCATCGTCGATTTAGTTAG
- the yjgA gene encoding ribosome biogenesis factor YjgA has translation MTDFDQFEDEDDTPKSKTQIKREMEALQEIGKKLLQLSKSQQKKVPMSDTLRDALNEADRIKQHEATRRHLQYIGKVMRSEDHQAIEQRLALFDTTSAAYNKLFHQLELKRDALIGENSKEELANYLDEHPEVEDIQTLRNLIRQSQKEVSQQGKTTNRKKLFRFLRETEEKRLGLAE, from the coding sequence ATGACAGATTTTGATCAATTCGAAGACGAAGACGACACCCCTAAGAGCAAAACTCAGATCAAGCGTGAAATGGAAGCCTTACAAGAGATAGGCAAAAAACTCTTGCAACTGAGCAAAAGCCAGCAAAAGAAAGTACCTATGTCTGACACACTACGTGACGCCTTAAATGAAGCCGACCGTATTAAGCAACATGAAGCCACCCGTCGTCATTTGCAATACATAGGCAAAGTGATGCGTAGCGAAGATCACCAAGCCATCGAACAAAGATTGGCTCTGTTTGATACCACATCTGCCGCTTATAACAAGCTTTTCCATCAATTAGAGCTTAAACGCGATGCATTAATTGGTGAAAACAGTAAAGAAGAATTGGCTAACTACTTGGATGAACATCCCGAAGTTGAAGATATTCAAACTTTGCGCAACCTAATTCGTCAATCTCAGAAAGAAGTTTCCCAACAAGGCAAAACCACCAATCGTAAAAAGCTGTTTCGCTTCTTACGTGAAACAGAAGAAAAACGTTTAGGCTTAGCTGAATAA
- the mgtE gene encoding magnesium transporter, producing the protein MSEKTLSHLQTVSESLESGATMQTRYLLNGALPAQDVARLLESSPPKERKLLWELIDSKNEGEVLQYLSEDIGVQFLKEMDTERLVAVSEHFESDDLADLLQHLPETVVKEVLASMTAQDRTRVETLLSYSEDSAGGLMNTDTITIRPNITVDIVFRYLRRHNTLPDMTDNLLVVSRSDRLLGTLTLTKLLVSDPDDTVRDIMETDYTSITADTPASDVAQLFENMDLVSAPVIDGESQKLLGRITIDDVVDVIRDEAEHSMLSMAGLDDDEDTFSPILKTTKRRAIWLGINLITAFIASYVIGLFQHTLDQVVALAILMPIVASMGGIAGSQVLTLVIRGIALNQIGSTNARWLLNRELIVGMLNGILWASVIAALTAVWFDNIMIAYIIAGATIINLLFAATTGTLLPILLKKIGIDPALAGSVILTTVTDVVGFLSFLGLATIFLV; encoded by the coding sequence ATGTCTGAAAAAACGTTAAGCCATCTGCAGACCGTTAGTGAGTCCCTTGAGTCTGGGGCAACTATGCAGACGCGATACCTGCTTAACGGCGCCCTACCTGCACAAGATGTAGCCCGTTTACTCGAATCTTCCCCCCCAAAAGAGCGTAAATTACTTTGGGAGTTAATTGACTCTAAAAACGAGGGGGAAGTACTTCAATATCTAAGTGAAGACATAGGTGTCCAGTTCCTAAAAGAAATGGATACTGAGCGCTTGGTTGCAGTATCAGAACATTTTGAAAGTGATGACCTTGCCGACTTATTACAACACTTACCTGAAACGGTCGTAAAAGAAGTTCTTGCGTCTATGACGGCGCAAGACAGAACCCGTGTCGAAACCCTACTGAGCTACTCTGAGGATTCAGCGGGTGGCTTGATGAACACGGACACCATCACCATTCGTCCGAACATCACTGTGGATATCGTATTCCGCTATTTACGTCGTCACAATACCTTACCAGATATGACGGATAACCTGTTGGTCGTTAGCCGTTCAGATCGCTTATTGGGTACACTAACGTTAACCAAACTCTTAGTGAGTGATCCTGACGACACAGTACGCGACATCATGGAAACGGATTACACTTCCATCACCGCTGATACACCTGCCAGCGATGTCGCTCAACTATTTGAAAATATGGACCTAGTGTCTGCTCCAGTTATCGATGGAGAAAGCCAAAAACTGCTCGGCCGCATCACTATTGATGACGTGGTAGACGTTATCCGTGACGAAGCTGAGCACTCCATGCTAAGTATGGCTGGTTTGGATGATGATGAAGATACCTTCTCCCCTATTCTAAAAACCACCAAACGTCGCGCTATTTGGTTAGGTATTAATCTGATTACCGCCTTTATCGCCTCATATGTCATTGGTTTATTTCAACACACCCTAGACCAAGTGGTGGCATTAGCCATTTTAATGCCCATTGTCGCCAGCATGGGAGGCATCGCAGGCTCACAAGTACTGACCTTGGTTATTCGAGGGATAGCGCTTAACCAAATAGGATCAACCAATGCTCGCTGGCTACTCAATCGTGAATTAATTGTCGGTATGCTGAACGGTATCCTTTGGGCTAGTGTTATCGCCGCTCTTACGGCCGTTTGGTTTGACAATATTATGATTGCCTATATCATTGCAGGCGCAACCATCATTAACTTACTTTTTGCCGCTACCACTGGAACCTTATTGCCCATTTTATTAAAAAAAATTGGCATAGACCCAGCCTTAGCAGGCAGTGTTATTTTAACAACCGTGACCGATGTGGTGGGCTTTTTATCCTTCCTAGGCTTGGCCACTATTTTTCTTGTATAG
- a CDS encoding HPr family phosphocarrier protein, translated as MQEESITIINKLGLHARAAGKLVETTSRFSCDITIEKDGRNVDGKSIMAMMMLAAGKGTEITVKTNGEDEEEAIKAVLALINDRFGEDE; from the coding sequence ATGCAGGAAGAATCCATTACTATTATCAACAAGCTTGGCCTGCATGCCCGCGCAGCAGGCAAGCTGGTTGAAACCACATCACGTTTCTCATGTGACATCACCATTGAGAAGGACGGTCGTAATGTTGACGGCAAAAGCATCATGGCAATGATGATGTTGGCGGCAGGCAAAGGTACTGAAATCACTGTTAAAACCAATGGAGAAGATGAGGAAGAAGCGATTAAAGCCGTCTTGGCTTTGATTAATGATCGTTTTGGTGAAGACGAGTAG
- the ptsN gene encoding PTS IIA-like nitrogen regulatory protein PtsN, translated as MPLNSLLKADLVLAKQDIVSKKRVLESLAEITSNRLHCDNEAVYDALLAREKLGSTGIGNGIAIPHCRLESANRTAVVVMSLQSPIDFDSVDKQSVDLIFALIVPPHECDQHLSTLAQIAELAQSPDALAELRNAKTNEELYTSFESLI; from the coding sequence ATGCCATTAAATTCACTATTAAAAGCCGATCTGGTGCTTGCTAAACAAGACATTGTTAGTAAAAAACGGGTTCTTGAAAGTTTGGCGGAGATCACTTCTAACCGCCTACACTGTGATAATGAAGCTGTCTATGACGCCTTGTTGGCACGTGAAAAATTAGGTAGCACCGGCATAGGCAATGGCATTGCCATCCCGCATTGCCGTCTAGAATCTGCCAATCGTACGGCCGTTGTTGTTATGTCACTACAAAGCCCCATTGACTTTGACTCTGTCGACAAACAGAGTGTTGACTTGATCTTCGCCTTAATTGTGCCACCTCACGAATGCGATCAACACTTATCGACTCTAGCGCAAATTGCTGAATTGGCGCAGTCACCTGACGCACTAGCAGAACTTCGTAACGCAAAAACCAATGAAGAGTTATACACTAGCTTTGAATCTTTAATATAA
- a CDS encoding RNA polymerase factor sigma-54 gives MKQSLQLKLGQQLTMTPQLQQAIRLLQLSTLDLKQEIHEFLESNPLLELDDDDLTAIDLPASIESKVENDTSKEKANSESAEEARLESEWTESIPEELSIDSNWDDTYQSSAAVSDVTSFDNEMDFESRNAPAESIQDHLIWQLNLTHMSDRDLEIAYAIVDCVQPDGYLSMPLEDILESLTGDLEDLELDEIQAVQHRLQRFDPVGVCSIDLRDCLLVQLEAFQDHPLFRSTQNLISHYLNLLGSRDFVQLSRKTKLKDEALKEVIHLIQQLNPRPGSAIDEDDTDYVIPDVSVKKRNGIWQVELNNDALPPIKINETYSAMANTASTAEDVSYIKNSLQEAKWFMKSLQSRNETLLKVASCIVSRQIDFFELGEEAMKPMVLHDVAEEVGMHESTISRVTTQKYMHTPKGIFELKYFFSSHVNTASGGECSSTAIRAMIKKLVADEPAKKPLSDNKLATILADQGIQVARRTVAKYREAMNIPPSNERKRLI, from the coding sequence ATGAAGCAGTCTTTACAGCTAAAGCTCGGTCAACAATTAACCATGACCCCGCAGTTGCAACAAGCCATTCGCTTGCTGCAACTTTCGACATTGGATTTAAAACAAGAAATTCATGAATTCCTTGAATCCAATCCTTTGCTGGAATTAGATGACGACGACTTAACCGCCATCGACTTACCAGCCAGCATTGAATCTAAAGTCGAAAACGATACAAGCAAAGAAAAGGCAAACAGTGAGTCAGCCGAAGAAGCCCGATTAGAATCAGAATGGACGGAAAGTATCCCAGAAGAGTTGTCAATTGATAGCAACTGGGATGATACCTATCAAAGCTCAGCCGCAGTAAGCGATGTGACTAGCTTCGATAATGAAATGGACTTTGAGAGTCGTAATGCTCCAGCAGAGAGTATTCAAGACCATTTAATTTGGCAGCTCAATCTTACTCACATGTCAGACCGTGACTTGGAGATTGCTTACGCGATTGTTGATTGCGTTCAGCCTGACGGTTATCTGAGCATGCCATTAGAAGACATTCTAGAATCTCTCACAGGTGATCTAGAAGACCTTGAACTGGATGAAATCCAAGCTGTTCAGCACAGATTACAACGCTTTGATCCGGTCGGCGTATGCTCTATTGATTTACGGGATTGTCTGCTAGTGCAATTAGAAGCTTTCCAAGACCACCCTTTATTCAGAAGCACACAAAACTTGATCAGCCATTATTTAAATCTGCTAGGCAGTCGAGATTTTGTGCAGTTAAGCCGTAAAACCAAGCTTAAAGACGAAGCGCTTAAAGAAGTTATTCACCTTATCCAACAACTCAATCCGCGCCCAGGTTCCGCCATTGATGAAGACGACACGGATTATGTCATACCAGATGTGTCAGTTAAAAAGCGTAACGGCATTTGGCAAGTCGAATTGAATAATGACGCTTTACCGCCGATCAAGATTAACGAAACCTATTCTGCGATGGCCAACACGGCCTCTACAGCAGAAGATGTAAGCTACATCAAAAATTCCTTACAAGAAGCTAAATGGTTTATGAAGAGTTTACAAAGTCGTAATGAAACTCTGCTAAAAGTAGCCAGCTGTATTGTGAGTCGCCAGATTGATTTCTTCGAACTTGGCGAAGAAGCCATGAAACCTATGGTATTACATGATGTTGCCGAAGAAGTAGGCATGCATGAATCAACTATTTCTCGTGTCACTACACAAAAATACATGCATACACCAAAAGGCATTTTTGAATTGAAATACTTCTTTTCAAGCCATGTTAATACTGCGTCAGGCGGTGAATGTTCTTCTACCGCCATACGCGCTATGATTAAAAAATTGGTTGCTGATGAACCTGCTAAGAAACCACTTAGTGATAATAAATTAGCAACCATCTTGGCGGACCAAGGCATTCAAGTAGCAAGACGCACCGTTGCCAAATATCGTGAGGCGATGAATATACCGCCTTCCAATGAACGAAAAAGATTGATTTAA
- the lptB gene encoding LPS export ABC transporter ATP-binding protein — protein sequence MARLEAKHLAKSYKKRPVVKDVSVAVESGQAVGLLGPNGAGKTTCFYMIVGMVANDAGGIFIDDQDITQDAMHVRAQKGVGYLPQEASIFRKMSVEDNISAILETRKELSKTEQKERLESLLEEFNITHIRKNLGMALSGGERRRVEIARALAMNPKFILLDEPFAGVDPISVGDIKLIIKHLQDNGIGVLITDHNVRETLDICDKAYIVGNGYIIASGDASEVINNEQVKKVYLGDDFRL from the coding sequence ATGGCTCGACTGGAAGCAAAACACCTAGCTAAAAGTTACAAAAAACGCCCTGTTGTGAAGGATGTCTCCGTTGCTGTTGAATCGGGTCAAGCCGTTGGCTTGCTAGGCCCAAATGGCGCGGGTAAAACGACATGTTTTTATATGATAGTCGGTATGGTTGCCAATGATGCTGGGGGAATTTTTATCGACGACCAGGACATTACTCAAGATGCCATGCATGTACGAGCCCAAAAAGGGGTGGGATATTTGCCGCAAGAGGCCTCTATTTTCAGAAAAATGTCCGTTGAAGACAATATTTCAGCCATTTTAGAAACCCGTAAAGAACTGTCTAAAACTGAGCAGAAAGAACGTCTAGAATCATTGCTGGAAGAATTCAACATCACTCATATTCGTAAAAATTTAGGCATGGCCCTTTCTGGTGGCGAACGGCGTAGAGTTGAAATTGCACGTGCTTTGGCAATGAATCCTAAATTCATATTATTAGACGAACCTTTCGCAGGGGTTGATCCAATTTCTGTAGGCGATATAAAGCTGATTATTAAACATTTACAAGACAACGGCATTGGCGTTTTAATTACCGACCACAATGTAAGGGAAACGCTGGATATTTGTGACAAAGCTTACATTGTAGGCAATGGTTACATCATAGCTTCTGGTGATGCCAGTGAAGTAATTAACAACGAACAAGTAAAAAAAGTCTATTTAGGCGACGACTTCCGCCTGTAA
- the lptA gene encoding lipopolysaccharide transport periplasmic protein LptA, translating into MKQLTKLSGLITLITLSQYSLALPNDIEKPLEIQADEASFDQNTGQAIYKGNVIVKQGSIEIQAQYLKVMSNPETRQFSSLEASGTPAKFSQQIDWSGNIVISKGNEIHYSTDEGKLEIIGEGYLSRMQNSISADYILYMINDGTFSAEKKDSGRVSMTLQPQTSKAN; encoded by the coding sequence ATGAAACAACTCACTAAATTATCTGGTTTAATTACTCTGATAACATTAAGTCAATACAGCCTTGCTCTACCTAACGACATTGAAAAACCACTAGAGATTCAAGCAGACGAAGCTTCCTTTGACCAAAATACAGGGCAAGCAATTTACAAAGGGAACGTCATTGTTAAACAAGGTTCGATTGAAATTCAAGCCCAGTATTTAAAAGTAATGAGCAACCCTGAAACTCGACAATTCAGTAGTTTAGAGGCTTCCGGCACTCCAGCTAAATTCAGCCAGCAAATAGACTGGAGTGGTAATATCGTTATCAGCAAAGGCAATGAAATTCATTACTCCACAGATGAAGGTAAACTTGAAATCATTGGTGAGGGCTACCTAAGTCGAATGCAAAACTCCATCTCTGCAGACTATATTTTATACATGATCAATGACGGCACATTCAGCGCTGAGAAAAAAGATTCCGGTCGTGTATCTATGACCTTACAACCACAAACAAGCAAGGCAAACTAA
- the lptC gene encoding LPS export ABC transporter periplasmic protein LptC, whose translation MLIWYKNLPHTNLVESESLSSTPDYFITQVVALRYDAQGNLIERINAEQTLHYIQTSRTLLENPNIDRYSISGSWHAHASQGTIEDGSNDILLSRNAEAVKKYKQSEDVILHADTIHYLDQDKSLTSQGDAILISSQGKTSAGKIITYINSEEVVMTGSVRGNYETTH comes from the coding sequence ATGCTAATTTGGTACAAAAATCTACCCCATACCAATTTAGTTGAGTCTGAGTCATTAAGTAGTACTCCAGATTATTTTATCACTCAGGTTGTCGCGCTGAGATATGATGCGCAAGGAAACCTGATTGAGCGAATCAATGCCGAGCAAACCCTACACTACATCCAAACGTCACGTACCTTATTGGAGAATCCAAATATAGATAGGTATTCTATATCTGGTAGTTGGCACGCTCACGCTTCGCAAGGCACTATTGAGGATGGTAGTAACGACATTTTGCTGTCGCGTAATGCAGAAGCGGTAAAAAAATATAAGCAATCAGAAGATGTGATTTTGCATGCAGACACTATTCATTATTTAGACCAAGATAAATCATTAACCAGCCAAGGAGATGCAATTCTTATCTCTTCTCAAGGCAAAACTTCTGCAGGCAAAATTATTACTTATATCAATTCTGAAGAAGTCGTTATGACAGGATCAGTACGAGGAAATTATGAAACAACTCACTAA